From Streptomyces sp. TLI_105, the proteins below share one genomic window:
- a CDS encoding TetR/AcrR family transcriptional regulator — translation MGAGADAQHADAIDEYGIPIIPDPADAASRKRQAIIDAALAEFLAEGYSAASMDAITRGSGVSKATIYKHFGSKERLFLAVIGGVLPKTYADLEPSNSTIADAPDLRAALVRLTTDWTRILLRPDIMKLRRLVIGEIDRFPQLGQLWYRVSYDMNNGPLVEAFTELNARGVLDAPDPALAVQQLVAATVGVPQLVRTFSPDAEIDEAELTQVISSGVDLFLARYARS, via the coding sequence ATGGGAGCCGGAGCCGACGCACAGCACGCCGACGCGATCGACGAGTACGGCATCCCGATCATCCCGGACCCGGCGGACGCGGCCTCGCGCAAGCGCCAGGCGATCATCGACGCGGCGCTCGCGGAGTTCCTCGCGGAGGGGTACTCGGCGGCGTCCATGGACGCGATCACCCGTGGCTCCGGCGTCTCGAAGGCGACGATCTACAAGCACTTCGGCAGCAAGGAGCGCCTGTTCCTCGCCGTCATCGGCGGCGTCCTGCCGAAGACGTACGCCGATCTGGAGCCCTCCAACTCCACGATCGCCGACGCCCCCGACCTGCGGGCCGCGCTCGTCCGGCTCACCACCGACTGGACCCGGATCCTGCTGCGCCCCGACATCATGAAGCTGCGCCGTCTGGTCATCGGCGAGATCGACCGCTTCCCGCAGCTCGGCCAGCTCTGGTACCGGGTCAGCTACGACATGAACAACGGCCCGCTCGTCGAGGCCTTCACCGAGCTGAACGCGCGCGGCGTCCTCGACGCGCCCGACCCGGCGCTCGCCGTGCAGCAGCTGGTGGCGGCGACGGTGGGCGTGCCGCAGCTCGTCCGTACCTTCTCCCCCGACGCCGAGATCGACGAAGCGGAGCTGACGCAGGTGATCAGCTCGGGAGTGGATCTGTTCCTGGCCCGGTACGCGCGTTCCTGA
- a CDS encoding amino acid permease, translating into MIALGGAIGAGLFVGSGVGIAAAGPGILVSYVLAGVLTVLVMRMLGEMSADRPVTGSFAEHARRAFGPWAGLLAGWMYWALLVVSVAAEAVAAAHVVGGWVPAVPGWAWVAVFMSVFTASNLTGVRNFGELEFWFAGLKIAAIGGFLLLGVVVVLGLMPGAPSPGAGHLLHDGGFLPHGWHGVAVGIVAAVFAFGGLETVTIAAAECEDPVRAVRAGVRAVMWRVAVCYLGSMAVVVTLVPWNDPAVADGPYAAVMGRIGVPGAADLMKAVVLVALLSAMNANVYGSSRMLYALVGRGDAPRALGRLGRSGVPYAAVLASAAFGFVSVVLSMVWPRTVFPFLLDSIGAAILLVWALIAASHLRLRGPSVRAVVALVGVGGVLAFMLGDAASRTQLLTTGAWALALLVLAWVRSVRNARTGPGTDPLPS; encoded by the coding sequence ATGATCGCGTTGGGTGGGGCCATCGGGGCCGGGCTGTTCGTCGGGTCGGGGGTCGGGATCGCGGCCGCCGGGCCCGGGATCCTCGTCTCGTACGTCCTCGCCGGGGTGCTGACCGTGCTCGTGATGCGGATGCTCGGGGAGATGTCCGCGGACCGCCCGGTCACCGGGTCGTTCGCGGAGCACGCGCGGCGGGCGTTCGGCCCGTGGGCCGGGCTGCTGGCCGGGTGGATGTACTGGGCGCTGCTCGTCGTGAGCGTCGCCGCCGAGGCCGTCGCGGCGGCGCACGTCGTCGGCGGCTGGGTGCCCGCCGTGCCCGGCTGGGCGTGGGTCGCCGTCTTCATGAGCGTGTTCACCGCGAGCAACCTCACGGGCGTACGGAACTTCGGCGAGCTGGAGTTCTGGTTCGCCGGCCTGAAGATCGCCGCCATCGGCGGATTCCTGCTGCTCGGCGTGGTCGTGGTCCTCGGGCTGATGCCCGGCGCCCCCTCGCCCGGGGCCGGGCACCTCCTCCACGACGGCGGCTTCCTGCCGCACGGCTGGCACGGCGTCGCCGTCGGCATCGTCGCCGCCGTCTTCGCCTTCGGCGGCCTGGAGACCGTGACCATCGCGGCCGCCGAGTGCGAGGACCCGGTCCGCGCCGTGCGGGCCGGCGTCCGGGCCGTGATGTGGCGGGTCGCGGTCTGCTACCTCGGCTCGATGGCCGTCGTCGTCACCCTCGTCCCGTGGAACGACCCGGCCGTGGCCGACGGCCCCTACGCCGCCGTCATGGGCCGGATCGGGGTGCCCGGCGCCGCCGACCTGATGAAGGCCGTCGTCCTCGTGGCGCTCCTGTCCGCGATGAACGCCAACGTCTACGGCTCCTCCCGCATGCTGTACGCCCTCGTCGGACGCGGCGACGCGCCGCGCGCCCTCGGCCGGCTCGGGCGGTCGGGCGTCCCGTACGCCGCCGTCCTCGCCTCCGCCGCGTTCGGGTTCGTCTCCGTCGTGCTCAGCATGGTCTGGCCGCGTACGGTCTTCCCGTTCCTCCTCGACTCGATCGGCGCCGCGATCCTGCTCGTCTGGGCGCTGATCGCCGCCTCCCACCTGCGGCTGCGCGGCCCCTCCGTACGGGCGGTCGTCGCGCTCGTGGGGGTCGGTGGGGTGCTGGCGTTCATGCTCGGGGACGCCGCCAGTCGTACGCAGCTGCTGACGACGGGGGCGTGGGCGCTCGCCCTGCTGGTCCTCGCGTGGGTACGGAGCGTCAGGAACGCGCGTACCGGGCCAGGAACAGATCCACTCCCGAGCTGA